Below is a window of 'Nostoc azollae' 0708 DNA.
TTTAGCTTTTTTGCTTGGAGAAGCTCAAGTTTCTAGGGTCTAGACTATATTGCAAATTGCAACTGTTATGAAACAGCAGCAGCAGCACGGTCAAAATAGCTAGCAACTTCAGAAACTAGCAAGCTGCAATCGCCTTTGGTGATTCCGTTAGGATCATTAATAATGGAGATAGCTGCATCTTTCATTTTGCCAATACCTTTACCTACAGAAGCACCTGGAGTACCCAAAGCTTGGTAGGTTTCACGCAGACCGTTCAAGCAACGATCATCAAGAACACTAGCATCACCAGCCAATGCAGCGTAGGTAACATAGCGTAAGATAATTTCCATGTCGCGGAGACAGGCAGCCATGCGACGGTTGGTGTAAGCGTTACCACCAGGAGCGATCAACCCGGGTTCGTCTTCGAACAAAGAGCGAGCAGCATTAGTAACTATAGCAGAAGCGTTACTTGTGATGCGATTTACGGCATCTAAACGCTTATTACCTGCGCTAATAACTGCCGTTAAAGCATCTAGTTGTTCCGTGCTGAGGAATTCGCCTCTGGAGTCAGCTTGAGAAACAACCTTGGAGAATACATCTAATGTCATGGATTCTAATCTCCTAATTACTTAGTTGAGAGAGGTTTTGATTAAAACTGCGGATGTTTTATCACTTTGAAAGTGGTTAACAGCAAACTGCAATTAAACTGCTTCCTTAAGTAAGTGGGTTCTCATTTTCTTGTCAATCATTCTGAAGGTAGAAATATGAGAATCAGCGGTAGGTTTATGAGAAACACGCAAATCTAATGAATTAGTTGCCGTGTTAAACTTTCGTTTGTTGTTCAACCCCTTCAGCTTATGTTTATACAATGCTATAGATCCATTATTTATTACAAATTATGAATAAATAAGTTATGCCAATAACAAAAGCCTCAAATCCTTTACATACAAGGAAGTTGGCTGAGGAAAGTTCCTTGCATTTGTTATAAAACTTGACATTTGCCTGACTTTAGAGTAGAATATAGGGGTTTAATATTGTTTTAATTTTTTCAAAAATCTCTATCAGAACTAAGTTTGACAGGTTTTAGCCGTATTTATGCTTTCAGCAAGTTTTGTTAAACAATCTAAAATTTACATTTCTAAATTTCCTAAATTTTTTTGAATTATTCCTGCCAGGGGTAATGGGAAGAATAATTAATTCTTACTCCTGATGTCACCTCTCACTTCTACGGCGCAAAACTTCCAGCAACGTTGTAAATGTCTGGGGAGGGGATGCAGTTACTTGAATCCAATCTCCAGAGATTGGATGCTGTAACTTGAGTTGCCAAGCGTGTAATGCGTGACCGGCCAAATTTACCCCTACTGAACGACCAGCACCGTAAACAGAGTCGCCAACGATAGGATGACCGATTTTGGCGCTGTGGACGCGAATTTGATGGGTACGTCCTGTTTCTAGCTGAAAGTGGATTAAGGTGTAGTTACTAAGCCTTTCTCGGATTTGCCAATGAGTAATTGCTGTTCTTCCCCCTTGTTCTGTAGGGACTATTGCCATTTTTTTACGGTCTTGGGGATGGCGACTAATAGGTAAGTTAATGATGCCACTTTCGGTTTTTGGTACACCATAAACCACGCCTAAATATTCTCGCCTTGCTGTTTTTGCTTGTAGTTGTGCTTGTAGGTGTTGATAGGCGATATCTGTTTTGGCGATCGCGATCGCACCTGTAGTATCTTTGTCTAACCTGTGAACAATTCCTGGGCGTTGAACTCCACCAATTCCCGGTAAATTGGCACAATGTGCCAATAAAGCATTTACTAGAGTTCCATCTAGATGACCTGGTGCAGGATGAACAACTAAACCTGCCGGTTTATTTAAAATTAATAATTGCTCATCTTCGTAAAGGATATCTAAGGGAATATCTTCTGCTACCAATTTTAAAGGTTGCAGCGAGGGAATTTCCACACAGATGCGATCGCCGACTTTCACATTTACTTTCTTTGATGTGCATACTTGATCATTGAGTAGGACATGACCCTGTTCAATTAACTGTTGAAGACGGGAACGAGATAAATTTTGTAATTCTGACGACAGATAGAGATCCAGTCGCTGAGTGTTTTGTGATACTAGGAGATTAATAACGGTCATCCGATTTTGGATTTTGGATTTTTGAGTGACCCCACGGATAAATCCGGGGAATTGTACCATTGGGGACTTGTACCATTGAGGAATTATTGGGTACAGTTGGTTAAATTTATATTACTCGATATGAGAGATGGTTACTAATTTTAACAACGGTTGACTGCTTAGTGTTATTCGCTGAATGCTTACAAGATAGTTACTACACCATAAACATCCTGATAGTTAACAACTAAGGCTGAAGAAAATAAAACTCAGACTATCTATATGAGTAGATAGGTAAGCAGAGAAGTACAGGTAATTTTAGTCTAGGTTTTTTTAAACATAAGATCTTAGTCCTATATATTCTTGTGTCCACGCATTTTTTTGATTGTGAGAGATTGCTGGTAAAGTATATTCATCATAAAGTATTTATTTCTACTCCTAACTTCAATTTTTTATATTAGGTTTAAAATACTTTTTTATTTCTCTGGTAAATGTAGAGTAACCTGAATTTAGTAAGTAATTATTGAGCATCTACTGTGTAGCTAGAAAAAATGCCTGTCTTTTAATTATTTAGGACTAAAGCTACATAACACACTCAATATATCTTGTAGGGAGAGTTAGATGGCAAAAAGTTGTTGATTGTTAATAAATCATCAAGTCTGAATCACTCGACTAAGATGCTAGCACCGTAAGAAGAACGTGTAAGGGTGAAGAGATGAACTTTTTTCTTCTGAACTCCTGCCTTTTGCCTTTTGCTTCCTACATCCTAAAGATCAACCAGATTAGCAAAAAGCACAGAAAATCGAGTTGACTTTTGAAATACTGTTTTCTGGCATAATTTTGGCTTTCTTGCTTGGGTGAGGGGTCTGTGGGGTGTGGGGTGTTGGGTATTGTGTGATTAGAGTAGAGACTTGCTATACTTGCCCCCATATAAACCGTTATCTTTATCTGGCAGTCAGTCCAAAAAGATCGGTGTGAATTCCCTACGGGTGATTCACAAATTCCAATGTCAAATTTTTATTTGAAATTAGAACCGTGGTAATGAAAACGCTTCCTATTAGTAGATACAGATTTTTCCAAAAACTGCAGCCCCTATCCCTCTTAAAAAAAATCACCAGTAAGTCCGTTACTGGTTGTCTACAGGTATTTAGCACCTCCGGGGCTTGGTCAATCTATGTTCAAGAGGGTAAGCTAATTTATGCCTGCTACTCAGAGAAGATGTTTGAGCCGCTATATAGAAACTTACAGCGGTTAGGTCAACACAATTCTACTCTTCCCATAGAGATTAATGAGCAGTTGCAGATAATATTTGAAAGGGGTGTCGACAACCAGACTATCCCAAATCCAGATTATTTGGCTATTTGCTGGTTAGTTAATGAGAGTTATCTTAGCCCCTTACAAGCGGCAATGCTGATTGAGCAATTGTCTTTGGAGTTTCTAGATTCATTTCTGAAAATAGAAGAAGGGAGTTATGAATTTATCCCAGAGAGTTTCCTCGATGATTTACCGAAGTTTTGTCATTTGAACTTGCGCTTATTAGTGGAAAAGTGCGAAGCGGGTGTGCGAATTTCTCCAGAGCAGTTTTGGCAATACAATGAGCCAAGAACACGCGCTAAAATTGAAGTACAGTTACCCCCGATTGGGAATAAACTACCTAATGGGGATAAATACAGAGACCAATACAAACAGATTTACTCAAGACCCAAAGACAAAAAGAACTACACTATTTTCTGTGTCGATGATAGTCCTCTGGTTCTAAATACCATGAGAGGTTTTTTAGATGAGCAAATATTTTCTGTAATTGGTGTTACAGATTCGTTAAAAGCTTTAATGGAAATTTTCCATGTTAAACCAGATATGATTTTTCTGGATGTGACGATGCCGAATTTAGATGGCTATGAAGTTTGTTCTTTATTGCGGAAACAGGCATCTTTTAAAAATACACCTGTGATTATGGTGACAGAAAAGGCCAGTTTGATAGATAGAGCTAAAGCCAAGCTAGTGAGAGCTTCCGGTTGCTTGACTAAGCCTCTTAATCAAGGTGATTTACTTAAAACTATATTTCAGCACATGGTTTAAATTCTTCTTGATGAAGACTACAGTGGACGGCATCCAGAGAGAATACGGTGCATTTTCACCACTGAACCAATAACTGCGATCGCAGGGGCAGTAAAACCTGTTTCTTCTACTTGCTCTACTATTGTTCCTAACTTACCAATTAATTCTTCTTGTTCTGGCCGGGTTCCCCACCTCACTAAACCTATTGGAGTCTCTAGACTCAAGCCAGCTAAACTTAACTGTTCCACGATATAAGGTAGATTGTGGATACCCATATAAATCACTATTGTTTCTGACCCTTGAGCGATTGCTTGCCAGTTTACCGCCGGTTTATACTTCCCCGCTGCTTCGTGACCAGTTACAAATGTCACAGATGAACTATACAGACGATGGGTTAAGGGAATACCAGCATAAGCTGCCGCTGCAATTCCGGCTGTGATCCCCGGCACAACTTCCACTATTATTCCAGCTTGTACCAATTCTGCCATTTCTTCCCCACCACGCCCAAAGATAAAGGGATCACCACCCTTTAACCTCACCACCACAGCATAATCTTGGGCTTTTTCAATCAGCAGATGGGTCGTTTCTTCCTGTAAGAGCGAATGTCTTCCCATCCGCTTACCTGCGTTGATTTTTTCTGCTTGGGGATTAATCATGGCTAAAATTGCCGGACTCACCAAAGCATCATAGATAACGACATCTGCACATTCAAGCAAACCTTTTCCTTTGAGAGTCATGAGTCCAGGATCACCAGGGCCTGCACCAATCAAATAAACCTTACCCAAAAACTTTTTCCTCTTCTGTTGCTAAATCCCAAATTACATCAGCTAGTTCTGTACTTTCTCCCAGAGGTGATGCTAGTTTAAACATCACTTCTGGAAATTGTAATTTTAGCTTTTCTACTGATTCTGCGATCGCATCGGTTATCCCACCAGTGAATAAAAAATATGGCAAAATTGAAATTTGCTGATAACCAGCAACTATCAACTCTGTCACCCTTGATTCTAAATTCGGAGATATAGACCAATAAGCCGCCACTACACCCAAATTCCTGGCCATAGTTTCTACAGGTTGTTGAGAACCAAAACGACGACTACCATGAGCTAAAAGAATTGGTACTTCTGCTTTTATACTAGCCATTGTGGGAGTCAACAATTTTTCTAAATTCCCATAACTACCTAAATATGGTTTAAGGTCAATGATCATATCTTGACCCAGTACTGCTTTTACCAGTTCTACTTCAGCGGGAATATCTATCATCACATGAACTCCTGCTACTAGAAACAAAGGTACAATTTTTAGGCTTTTATACCCCAAAACCAAAGCAGTTTGAGCAAAATCGTAAATTTGCTGATGTAAAGGATGAGTATTAAGCTCTAAAGTAGCTGTACCTACTAAATTTTCACTATTTGGGAATTTCTGACTTACCAGCTTTGCTAGTTGTTGCACAGCAATATCTGGACGCGGATCACGACTGCCGTGAGATACTAAAAGATAGGCAGATGGCATGGGCATAGAATCTAAAAGTTTAGATTAAGAGGTATTTATATGAAAGAATTCATGAGTGTTCTAGAAGGGTTAGTGGATCAGCTAACACTAGGTGCAATTCTAGAAATGCTAGAACCAATATGCCATAAAAAAGCTGAACATCTGAGAACTCATTGGAAAGATGGAGAATCCGCAAAGTTGTGGGATAAAGCCGCTAAACAGATAGAAAGTATCAACGTCGATATCTAAAATAATCTACTCCTGATCAGGCTACCGTATTTTCAAAAGAGCCGCACTCAGAGCATTTATCTATATGTTGCCAGAATTGAGTACCACCAACCCAACGATGTGAAGGTAAATTTCCTTTCTTCGGTGCTGAAGAAAGAATTAAGTTTTGGGTGGAAGAACTTGATTTGGTTATATCCCAGCCAATAGCAGTGCAAAACTCTCCATAGTCTCTGCCACAGCCTTCATAAATTTGTATTTGCACACTAAAACCAAAATTTTCTTGGCTATATTATCTCCACAACTGATAAATTATCTGTAAATCTTCACCAGGTAAGTTTTCTAAATCGCTACTAAATAGATATTTGCCCACAGGTTTAGATAAAGCGTGACACATTACCGCCCAAGTTTCTTCATCGGCTTTGTGCCATTTTTTAGCTTTCAGTAAATTATGCAACAAATCATGCAACTTTTGATAATCAACTCCTGCGGCTGAATACATTGTATTAAGCTTTGTTTAGCTGGTATTACTTGTATGAGCGCTGCTAAAACTTCAGTAGCAGATTGGTAACGTTGGGAGAGGGCATTGTACAATTGTTGATAAACTACTGTACATAAACGATCAGAAACAGTATTACCAGTAGGTAGATAATTTTGCCATACCCAGCGATCGGTCGTCACATCAAACAAATCAAAGGGAGAAACAGATTCCAGTTTACCAATAGTCATGGTAGAAGCTTGATGTAATAGTGCAGCGTTGTTGATTGGTGGAGGATATACAACTTCATTCTCTACAATAGAGGTATATCTTCGCATGATATTTGCTAGTTTAATCTCCCGGTGAATAACTTGTCGAGAATGAATAAATTACAGCACAGGCAATAAATCTTTGAGTAACTGGCAAATATGCGCTTCACCAAACACACCTTGGACTCGTAATTCCTGCGCTAAATTTTCTCCAACAATTAATTCCTGCACCAAATACAACTGATTTTCTTGTTCAAAGTGTGCTAGCAATTGGGAAATTTGGGAATGTTTTAACTCATCTAACCGCGCTGATTCTTGATTAAATAATCCCACGACCTTTATAATATTTTCCCTATTGGTATCTATAACATACAATTGCTTAATTACACATTTAGGTTTAGGTGGGATGTGTTCATCCATAGCCGAAAAAGTTCTGCCAAAACCACCGCTACCAACCAATTGGATAAAGTGGGAAATAACGTTCTTTCAGGAATAGTGACTGACCAAATTTAATACAAAATCGAGCAGTATCTGGATTTTGCGAATAGAGACAAGCAGTACAACAACTTATTGGTCATTAGTCATTGATCATCAAGAAAATTACTTCCCTATCCCCCTCATCTCCCTCATCCCCACACCCTATTGCTGTTCAGCTTTATAAGTATAAAAGTTGTCAAATGCTCCTACTGTTTCAAATTTATAACCGCGTATTAAATTATCAATTTTTAAATCCGTAGTGTAAATACTGAAAACAATATAATTCTGTCTTTTTGTCTTAGTAGCAATAACATCCCGCATTTCTGGGTTAACTGACTCCATCAACTGCTCACAATTAAATTGTATGAGATTTTGCAAGAAATGTGGTGTTTTTTTACACAAATCAGTTTTTAAGTAAGTTGTCAGTTTTTGTACTGCATATTCTTCGTATTCAGCCTGTTGTGGATTTCTCTGGGCCATTGTCACTCCCAAAACAGCGATTCCTACTGCTCCTACAGATGCAATCATAGTCCAGGCTTTCATATATTTTTGATTGTGATCTATTTATTCTCTACACTTTACAGATTACAAATCAATCAGATCAATTTCTGGCAAAAAAGTCTTGATTATTTTTCTAAGTCGTGCTAATATACTAAAATAGTAGATGGCGAGCGTAGCCAAGTGGTTAAGGCAGTGGTTTGTGGTACCACCATTCGTGGGTTCGAGTCCCATCGTTCGCCCTGTAGTTTCTGAAATAGTCTAAAACAAAATTAATGTGGAAGCAGATTGATATAATGGGTTTTCAGACTATTTTCCTATCAGAAGATAGGCTAAAAACCCAAGAATAGAATCATGAAATCCCAGATTTTATTATTCTATGCCTTTTAAGCCGGGGATGAAAGTTACTAGGGGCGCATTGACTACGCCTTTAAGAGTCAGCTTTTGGGCAACAGAAGAATCCCCATCTCTTTAAACTGGGGAGTGTCAAATTGACAACTCCCACCAGGTTTTTTGACCAACTATACCATCTACAAATAAATTATGCTGATTTTGAAAAGCTTTGATAGCTGCTTCTGTCAGCGGTCCAAATATGCCATCAACTCGAACACCATAGCCATTAGACACTAACAACCTTTGCATAATTCTCACAGACATACCTGCACTACCAAAAAGTAGAGTTGGCATAGCTTGTTGACCATATGCGGGGTATCGGGTTAATAGCTGCTGTTTTGTGGGGATATTATGTACATCAGCTAATTTATCAGAGATTTGGGACAGGTATTCTTGTTTGATTTGTGCTAATACTTTATCCCGCTTGATTGCCAGTGTTGAAATATTAGCTTCTTCTCTGCCATCTGTTTTCATGAATTCAGGTGGTGTAATTTGAGAAGTAGAATTTAATAGAGATAACTGACTATTTGTTGACTTCTGCACGCCATTTTCTCTAGGGAATGGTCGATGCTCCGGCAAATGGGGCAAAGTTGGTTGTGTGGTGCTTAACACGCCCGTCATTAGCAGGCCAAGTTCAGTCATTGTAGTTCATCTCATATCTTGCACCTATAAGGATAAACCAGGAGTAGACAAACAAAAACTGTAAAAGTATGACTCTCTCTCAAGAAAATTTTTTATGTATTATAAAGTTATTTATATTACGCTTGATTAATCAAAAATATTGATTAAATATTGAGTATTGGTTAAAAATAACTAGCAGCAAGCCCTATTTAGCAGATAATATGTATTGGTTTTTATAAGGGCAGCATTTATTCTGAAGATATAAATATTTATGCCTTTTATAATACCTGATTTGGCATAGATATATTTATTATTACTGGGTTAATATTTAAACACTTAGGGACAGTAACAGGAAATAATGTCTTGTTCAATTAAAGACTTATCATCAAGGCAGCGGGTGTAAGGCAGACTATGTGAATAGGAGAAGGATTTATGGCTTATACCAAGCTTCTCCATTGGAGTTCTGCACAGATGCGGGATGAGGAAATTATACAGCAACATTTTGTCCTTCATTGACCTGCAACACGCTGTATTCTGTTCGGTTGTTCACATTAGCATCCCGCTAGTACCGCAAGCAAAAGTCAAAAATCAAAAGTCAAAAATCTTATGGAGTAGGCTTTTCGTCTATTGTAAATGGTTGCTCTATTTATGCCATACTGTACTAGAGATACATATAGCTTATTTGGTAAGCCAGGAAAAACAGCAATTGTGAATTGGAACAGCAAAGCTAATAACGCTTACTTCCTTTCTGGATGTGCTATTTCCTCTGGAGAAGGAATAACTAATTGGTTAATTACTCCAATCATCTGATACAAACGTCCCAGGTCACGCTGATTAAAGTATAAAAGCAGACGGGGTAGACTAGATGTTTCATCTAGACCTTCTTGAGGTAATACTTGGCTTTTCTCAATTCTGCCTTTGACGAGAATGTCACTGAAGTTAACATTTAGCAGTTCCACCTCTGCATCTGATAACTGTTGTCTGAGACGGATCACTAATTGATCCCCTACATAGCGGCTAGAGTGATAACCCTGATAAAAATTGGTAATAGCATTGCAAGCCACTTCGAGGTTATCTGTGACTGTGTACAAATTGGGATCCTCTGGACTCACAAGACCTTTTGTCACCAATTGCTGATCAATATATTGACTCCAAGAATGCCAGTAATCACCACCAGGAGAATCAATTAAAACCAAAGGAATTGGGCCAAATTTGCCTGTTTGGCTTAATGTCATACACTCAAAAGCTTCATCCTGAGTCCCAAAACCACCGGGAAATAAAGCTACTGCATCACTTTCTTTGAGGAGAAAAAGTTTGCGGGTAAAGAAATATTTAAAGTGAATTAATTTGGGATCACCATCAATGATTGGATTTGCCTCTTGCTCAAACGGCAACTGAATATTTAAACCAAAAGAATTATCTCTGCCTGCGCCTTCTTGACCCGCGTGCATAATTCCACCACCACCGCCTGTAATCACCATAAATCCTAATTGACAAACGGCACGTGCAAATTGAACTGCCATTTCGTATTCAGGGGTTTCTGAGGCTAAACGAGCAGAACCAAATATAGTGACTTTGCGAATGTGTCGGTAGCCATGAAAGAGTTGGAAACCTCTTTCCATATCTGCTAGAGCAGCAGATACTATTTTCCAATCAAGACGCTCAACTTTACTATCAGCCAAACGCACTACAGTAGCAAGTGCCTGCTGGATAAATTGCCGATGTTTTAAGGTCGGTAAACGATCTATTAGTTCAGCAATATCAGCTTGGAGAGATTCTAGTATTTCAAACGAAGCTTCAGAGGTCATGTGAACTGCCACAACAATGGCATTATATTTTATCTAAACTCCAGTAAATCACAAACTTATCTCATCAGGCTGACTGATTGCTGATTGGGAAATTTTTGGCTCTTTTCTGCAACTTAACTAGTAAAGAAAAAACAGGGATGTACCCCTGGCAAAAGATACATCCTTAAGCTTTGCCATATCGCATTCTTGTGTAAAGCATTTTCAAGAGACGCAAAGGTTACGCCTCTGAAACTAATTTACAATTATTCACCTAAGAACTTTAGGCGATGGACAAATCAATGAAATTTTGCGGTCGATTGAGGTTTAAAGATACTTTTCCAAAGTGGTAGATAATGTGCTTTTGGGAACAGCACCGACAACCATATCCACTTTTTGTCCACCTTTAAAAATCATTAATGTGGGAATGCTGCGTATACCATACTTACCAGCAACTTGAGGATTCTCATCAGTATTAACTTTCACGACCTTGAGTTGACCTTCATACTGAGCAGCGATTTCCTCGACAACAGGAGCTACCATGCGGCAAGGACCACACCAGGGTGCCCAAAAGTCAACTAAAACCGGTAATGGGCTTTCGATTACTTCTTGTTCAAACAAATCATCCGTCACACTTGCAGCTGCTGACATTCCTAAAAACCTTTGACTATTATATTTATCAGTTTCGTGAAAATTCTACCATAGCAAAAACATCAGCTAGGGAGTGAAGGATGTACATTTGCAAAGAAGCCACAGCATTTATGCCTAATCATAAGGAACCGCCCGAACAGTAGTCCGGGCGGAGTGTGGTGTGAGGAGTGAACGGAAACATGCGTCTCCGCTATCTCTATTGTAGGCGACATCTGGAATTTTTCCAGTGATTGTTCAGGCTACTGGAAAAATTTTTCATTGCTTCCATTGCTCAGTTGTCAGTGGCAGTAGACAAAAGGCAAGAGGCAAGACGTAGGAAGTAATATATTATTCTTTCCTACACCCTAAATCCCAGACCTTTTATTTACCCATACCCAATTGTTGGGCTTTTTGGTAAACTTTGCCTTCGGTTAATAGGGAAGGAGCAATTACAACGTGAACTTGCTGCATTTCTTTGATATTTTTTGCTCCTAATGTACCCATGCTGGTTTT
It encodes the following:
- a CDS encoding phycocyanin subunit beta; its protein translation is MTLDVFSKVVSQADSRGEFLSTEQLDALTAVISAGNKRLDAVNRITSNASAIVTNAARSLFEDEPGLIAPGGNAYTNRRMAACLRDMEIILRYVTYAALAGDASVLDDRCLNGLRETYQALGTPGASVGKGIGKMKDAAISIINDPNGITKGDCSLLVSEVASYFDRAAAAVS
- a CDS encoding RluA family pseudouridine synthase, with the translated sequence MTVINLLVSQNTQRLDLYLSSELQNLSRSRLQQLIEQGHVLLNDQVCTSKKVNVKVGDRICVEIPSLQPLKLVAEDIPLDILYEDEQLLILNKPAGLVVHPAPGHLDGTLVNALLAHCANLPGIGGVQRPGIVHRLDKDTTGAIAIAKTDIAYQHLQAQLQAKTARREYLGVVYGVPKTESGIINLPISRHPQDRKKMAIVPTEQGGRTAITHWQIRERLSNYTLIHFQLETGRTHQIRVHSAKIGHPIVGDSVYGAGRSVGVNLAGHALHAWQLKLQHPISGDWIQVTASPPQTFTTLLEVLRRRSER
- a CDS encoding response regulator, which produces MKTLPISRYRFFQKLQPLSLLKKITSKSVTGCLQVFSTSGAWSIYVQEGKLIYACYSEKMFEPLYRNLQRLGQHNSTLPIEINEQLQIIFERGVDNQTIPNPDYLAICWLVNESYLSPLQAAMLIEQLSLEFLDSFLKIEEGSYEFIPESFLDDLPKFCHLNLRLLVEKCEAGVRISPEQFWQYNEPRTRAKIEVQLPPIGNKLPNGDKYRDQYKQIYSRPKDKKNYTIFCVDDSPLVLNTMRGFLDEQIFSVIGVTDSLKALMEIFHVKPDMIFLDVTMPNLDGYEVCSLLRKQASFKNTPVIMVTEKASLIDRAKAKLVRASGCLTKPLNQGDLLKTIFQHMV
- the cobA gene encoding uroporphyrinogen-III C-methyltransferase, giving the protein MGKVYLIGAGPGDPGLMTLKGKGLLECADVVIYDALVSPAILAMINPQAEKINAGKRMGRHSLLQEETTHLLIEKAQDYAVVVRLKGGDPFIFGRGGEEMAELVQAGIIVEVVPGITAGIAAAAYAGIPLTHRLYSSSVTFVTGHEAAGKYKPAVNWQAIAQGSETIVIYMGIHNLPYIVEQLSLAGLSLETPIGLVRWGTRPEQEELIGKLGTIVEQVEETGFTAPAIAVIGSVVKMHRILSGCRPL
- a CDS encoding sirohydrochlorin chelatase; the protein is MPSAYLLVSHGSRDPRPDIAVQQLAKLVSQKFPNSENLVGTATLELNTHPLHQQIYDFAQTALVLGYKSLKIVPLFLVAGVHVMIDIPAEVELVKAVLGQDMIIDLKPYLGSYGNLEKLLTPTMASIKAEVPILLAHGSRRFGSQQPVETMARNLGVVAAYWSISPNLESRVTELIVAGYQQISILPYFLFTGGITDAIAESVEKLKLQFPEVMFKLASPLGESTELADVIWDLATEEEKVFG
- a CDS encoding protein kinase domain-containing protein, producing the protein MVGSGGFGRTFSAMDEHIPPKPKCVIKQLYVIDTNRENIIKVVGLFNQESARLDELKHSQISQLLAHFEQENQLYLVQELIVGENLAQELRVQGVFGEAHICQLLKDLLPVL
- a CDS encoding DUF4359 domain-containing protein, whose protein sequence is MKAWTMIASVGAVGIAVLGVTMAQRNPQQAEYEEYAVQKLTTYLKTDLCKKTPHFLQNLIQFNCEQLMESVNPEMRDVIATKTKRQNYIVFSIYTTDLKIDNLIRGYKFETVGAFDNFYTYKAEQQ
- a CDS encoding peptidoglycan-binding domain-containing protein, translating into MTELGLLMTGVLSTTQPTLPHLPEHRPFPRENGVQKSTNSQLSLLNSTSQITPPEFMKTDGREEANISTLAIKRDKVLAQIKQEYLSQISDKLADVHNIPTKQQLLTRYPAYGQQAMPTLLFGSAGMSVRIMQRLLVSNGYGVRVDGIFGPLTEAAIKAFQNQHNLFVDGIVGQKTWWELSI
- a CDS encoding LOG family protein gives rise to the protein MTSEASFEILESLQADIAELIDRLPTLKHRQFIQQALATVVRLADSKVERLDWKIVSAALADMERGFQLFHGYRHIRKVTIFGSARLASETPEYEMAVQFARAVCQLGFMVITGGGGGIMHAGQEGAGRDNSFGLNIQLPFEQEANPIIDGDPKLIHFKYFFTRKLFLLKESDAVALFPGGFGTQDEAFECMTLSQTGKFGPIPLVLIDSPGGDYWHSWSQYIDQQLVTKGLVSPEDPNLYTVTDNLEVACNAITNFYQGYHSSRYVGDQLVIRLRQQLSDAEVELLNVNFSDILVKGRIEKSQVLPQEGLDETSSLPRLLLYFNQRDLGRLYQMIGVINQLVIPSPEEIAHPERK